From a region of the Thermomonas sp. HDW16 genome:
- a CDS encoding TerC family protein, which produces MDLSFLASPDAWLTLVTLSALEIVLGIDNLVFISIAVGRLPEARRPAARKIGIAVACITRIMLLVMLAFLARMEHDLFTVFGLGISIRDLVLILGGAFLLVKGSLEIRDLIGGGDDDDPRTTKTSSVFWVVIAQIAVIDIVFSLDSVITAVGMAQHIPIMVFAILTAVGIMLLAANPLGKFIDDNPTVKMLALAFILLIGVVLILDGLNVHVPRPYVYFAMGFSVLVEWLNLLMRRNALKHKVPGAGEW; this is translated from the coding sequence ATGGATCTGAGCTTCTTGGCCTCGCCTGACGCGTGGCTGACCTTGGTCACGCTGAGTGCGCTGGAGATCGTGCTGGGCATCGATAACCTGGTATTCATCTCGATCGCGGTCGGCCGCCTGCCGGAGGCCCGGCGGCCTGCCGCGCGAAAGATCGGCATCGCGGTGGCCTGCATCACCCGCATCATGTTGCTGGTGATGCTGGCGTTCCTGGCACGGATGGAGCACGACCTGTTCACCGTGTTCGGGCTTGGCATTTCGATCCGTGACCTGGTGCTGATCCTTGGGGGCGCGTTCCTGCTGGTAAAGGGCTCGCTCGAGATCCGCGACCTGATCGGCGGCGGTGACGACGACGATCCGCGCACCACCAAGACATCCTCGGTGTTCTGGGTGGTGATCGCGCAGATCGCGGTGATCGACATCGTGTTCTCGCTGGATTCGGTGATCACTGCGGTGGGCATGGCCCAGCACATCCCGATCATGGTGTTCGCCATCCTCACCGCGGTGGGCATCATGCTGCTGGCGGCAAACCCCTTGGGGAAGTTCATCGACGACAACCCCACGGTGAAGATGCTGGCATTGGCCTTCATCCTGCTGATCGGCGTGGTGCTGATACTGGATGGCCTGAACGTGCACGTGCCGCGGCCCTATGTCTATTTCGCGATGGGTTTCTCGGTGCTGGTCGAGTGGCTCAACCTGCTCATGCGCCGCAATGCGTTGAAGCACAAGGTTCCGGGCGCGGGTGAGTGGTAG
- a CDS encoding HAMP domain-containing sensor histidine kinase translates to MPSSWRDIRVVFLLQVAIVCLVVVLCMLGIEIVNGEPVQPVTVAAIGLSLVAIVAVTWLTYRTTRRVLAPMEWLLQEVSRWDPQRPDMRALAPERIPESVQGDTRKMADALHGLGQRMEAYIAREHDFTRDASHELRTPLTVIRVAADLIAHDPGLSDRSRRSLARIRGANAEMESLMDALLLLARDEDVAQETEDFAVRDVVEQEIERVRPLLEAKGLALDWQADADPQLHAPPRVLGVMLGSLLNNAVRFTDEGRIGVRLSADRVEVVDTGIGMDAAALARAFEPFYRANLEHPPGSGLGLSIAHRLGQRCRWPLQLASTPGEGTHAAILFGTGISRD, encoded by the coding sequence ATGCCGTCTTCGTGGCGCGACATCCGGGTCGTGTTCCTGCTGCAGGTGGCGATCGTCTGCCTGGTCGTGGTGCTGTGCATGCTCGGCATCGAGATCGTGAACGGCGAGCCCGTGCAGCCGGTCACCGTGGCGGCGATCGGTCTGTCGCTGGTCGCGATCGTCGCGGTGACCTGGCTCACCTATCGCACGACTCGCCGGGTGCTGGCACCGATGGAGTGGCTGTTGCAGGAAGTCTCGCGCTGGGATCCGCAACGTCCGGACATGCGAGCGCTGGCGCCGGAGCGCATTCCTGAATCGGTGCAGGGCGACACCCGCAAGATGGCCGATGCCCTGCACGGGTTGGGACAGCGGATGGAGGCGTACATCGCCCGCGAGCACGATTTCACCCGCGATGCCAGCCACGAACTGCGCACGCCCTTGACCGTGATCCGGGTGGCCGCCGACTTGATCGCGCACGATCCGGGGTTGTCTGATCGTTCGCGGCGCTCGCTGGCACGCATCCGCGGGGCGAATGCGGAGATGGAATCGCTGATGGATGCGCTGCTATTGCTGGCCCGCGATGAAGACGTGGCGCAGGAGACCGAGGATTTCGCGGTACGCGATGTCGTCGAGCAGGAAATCGAGCGAGTACGGCCTTTGCTCGAAGCCAAGGGGCTGGCCCTGGATTGGCAGGCCGATGCCGATCCGCAGCTGCATGCGCCGCCGCGGGTGCTGGGAGTGATGCTGGGCAGCCTGCTCAACAATGCCGTGCGTTTTACCGACGAGGGACGGATCGGGGTGCGCCTGTCCGCGGATCGGGTCGAGGTCGTCGACACCGGCATCGGCATGGATGCGGCGGCGCTGGCCCGTGCATTCGAACCCTTTTATCGCGCCAACCTCGAACACCCCCCGGGGTCCGGCCTTGGCCTGTCGATCGCGCATCGGCTTGGCCAGCGTTGCCGCTGGCCGCTGCAGCTTGCCAGTACCCCGGGCGAAGGCACGCATGCGGCTATCCTGTTCGGTACCGGCATCTCCCGGGATTGA
- a CDS encoding diacylglycerol kinase codes for MADIYGHLPRGPAGVMRAAVWSLKGLRSAWLHESSFRLEVCLFVVLGPLGWGLGANGVERALLIGSCLLVMAMELMNSSMEAVIERYGAEHHELAGRAKDMGSAAVFVLMMNVILVWALILGPRLLQG; via the coding sequence ATGGCTGACATCTATGGCCACCTTCCGCGTGGTCCAGCGGGGGTGATGAGGGCTGCGGTTTGGTCGCTCAAGGGCTTGCGCTCTGCTTGGCTGCACGAGTCCAGTTTCCGTCTGGAAGTCTGCCTGTTCGTGGTGCTCGGCCCGCTTGGCTGGGGACTGGGTGCGAACGGGGTGGAGCGCGCGTTGCTGATCGGCAGCTGCCTGCTGGTGATGGCGATGGAGCTGATGAATTCCTCGATGGAAGCGGTGATCGAGCGCTACGGCGCCGAGCACCACGAACTCGCCGGTCGGGCCAAGGACATGGGCTCGGCCGCGGTGTTCGTGTTGATGATGAACGTGATCTTAGTGTGGGCGCTGATCCTCGGGCCGCGTCTCCTGCAAGGCTGA
- a CDS encoding TPM domain-containing protein, with translation MAGTLKRLFTHLFTGNARARFPATDMQRIADAIAAGEKRHRGEICFAVEGGLDVRDVLRGVQARARALDAFGRLRVWDTAANNGVLVYLLLADHRIEIVADRGLAGLVSDEQWRGVCLLMEERLRAGEYTDAVVAGVDSVSDLMAEHFPQSPGGADEDELPNQPVFL, from the coding sequence ATGGCCGGTACGCTCAAGCGCTTGTTCACCCACCTGTTCACCGGCAATGCGCGTGCGCGCTTCCCGGCGACCGACATGCAACGCATCGCCGATGCGATCGCCGCGGGTGAAAAGCGCCATCGCGGCGAAATCTGCTTCGCGGTGGAAGGTGGGCTGGACGTGCGCGACGTATTGCGCGGTGTGCAGGCGCGTGCACGTGCGCTCGATGCCTTCGGTCGCCTGCGCGTGTGGGATACCGCCGCGAACAATGGCGTGCTGGTGTACCTGTTGCTGGCCGACCATCGCATCGAGATCGTGGCTGATCGTGGCCTGGCCGGGTTGGTCAGCGACGAACAATGGCGCGGCGTCTGCCTGCTGATGGAAGAGCGGCTGCGCGCGGGCGAATACACGGATGCAGTGGTCGCCGGCGTCGACTCGGTTAGCGACCTGATGGCCGAACATTTCCCGCAGTCGCCGGGCGGCGCGGACGAAGACGAACTGCCGAACCAACCGGTTTTCCTGTAG
- a CDS encoding efflux RND transporter periplasmic adaptor subunit, with amino-acid sequence MSQPRRRSAFPVRNIAVAAVVLAVLGGGWYFYKHRNADAEGGYRTETVQRGDIRVAISSTGTLSAISTVTVGSQVSGQITEVLVDFNDQVKKGQVLATIDASTYQAQIEQGSAQIASAQASLRQAQAGLRNAQLDYNRKADLGRQQLVSKSDVDLARASLEQAQAQVNSAQAQIRQQTASTQTTRVNLQRTVIRSPVDGVVLTRTIEPGQTVAASLSAPELFTIAEDLAKMKIELAVDESDIGQVKVGQSVSFNADAFPDRQFKGVVDQVRLSATTSNNVVTYPVVVTVDNSDGTLLPGLTVNAEIEVSKRSNVLTLANAALRFKPAEGSPLAELQPAGPGQAQGAAQGGARGNAGMAEDLQALAASMKLNPAQQAAFDAGLQDMQKRQAERMAQAQGGQNGQQGGSRLFGGGPGGPQRSGRAPDASMQAQMRSRMRDRFNQQFAAFTATLDDAQRATWSSALEAQLSAKRVTVYKLVDGKPAAVMARVGASDGTNTEVSGREIAEGDLIISGERAATESK; translated from the coding sequence ATGAGCCAGCCCCGTCGTCGTTCTGCCTTTCCCGTCCGCAACATCGCCGTCGCTGCCGTGGTGCTCGCCGTGCTGGGTGGCGGTTGGTATTTCTACAAGCACCGGAACGCGGATGCCGAAGGTGGCTACCGCACCGAAACCGTCCAGCGCGGCGACATCCGCGTGGCGATTTCTTCCACGGGGACCCTCAGCGCGATCTCCACGGTCACCGTGGGCAGCCAGGTCTCCGGCCAGATCACCGAGGTGCTGGTTGATTTCAATGACCAGGTGAAGAAAGGCCAGGTGCTGGCCACGATCGACGCCTCCACCTACCAGGCGCAGATCGAGCAAGGCTCCGCGCAGATCGCCAGCGCGCAGGCGTCGCTGCGGCAGGCGCAGGCTGGCCTGCGCAATGCGCAGCTGGACTACAACCGCAAGGCGGACCTGGGCCGGCAACAGCTGGTCAGCAAGAGCGATGTCGACCTGGCACGCGCGTCGCTGGAACAGGCGCAGGCACAGGTGAACTCGGCGCAGGCGCAGATCCGCCAGCAGACCGCATCGACCCAGACCACCCGCGTCAACCTGCAGCGCACGGTGATCCGCTCGCCGGTGGATGGCGTGGTGTTGACCCGCACCATCGAGCCCGGCCAGACCGTGGCCGCCAGCCTGTCCGCGCCGGAGTTGTTCACCATCGCCGAAGACCTAGCGAAGATGAAGATCGAACTGGCGGTCGATGAATCCGACATCGGCCAAGTCAAGGTGGGCCAGTCGGTCAGCTTCAACGCGGATGCGTTCCCCGACCGTCAGTTCAAGGGCGTGGTCGACCAGGTGCGCCTGTCCGCGACCACCTCAAACAATGTGGTCACCTATCCGGTGGTGGTGACCGTCGACAACAGCGACGGCACCTTGCTGCCGGGCCTGACCGTGAACGCGGAGATCGAAGTCAGCAAGCGCAGTAACGTACTGACCCTGGCCAACGCGGCATTGCGCTTCAAGCCGGCCGAGGGCTCGCCGCTGGCCGAACTGCAACCGGCTGGCCCGGGGCAGGCGCAGGGCGCGGCGCAAGGCGGTGCGCGCGGCAACGCGGGCATGGCCGAAGACCTGCAGGCACTCGCTGCCAGCATGAAGCTCAACCCAGCGCAGCAAGCGGCCTTCGATGCCGGCTTGCAGGACATGCAGAAGCGCCAGGCCGAACGCATGGCGCAAGCGCAAGGTGGCCAGAACGGCCAGCAAGGCGGCAGTCGTTTGTTCGGCGGCGGTCCGGGTGGCCCACAGCGCAGTGGCCGCGCGCCGGACGCCAGCATGCAGGCGCAGATGCGCTCGCGCATGCGTGACCGCTTCAACCAGCAGTTCGCTGCGTTTACCGCGACGCTGGACGATGCCCAGCGCGCCACCTGGAGTTCGGCGCTGGAAGCGCAGCTCAGCGCCAAGCGGGTCACCGTCTACAAACTGGTCGATGGCAAGCCGGCCGCGGTGATGGCACGCGTCGGCGCTAGTGATGGCACCAATACCGAAGTCTCCGGGCGCGAGATCGCCGAGGGCGACCTGATCATTTCCGGAGAACGTGCTGCGACGGAGAGCAAGTGA
- a CDS encoding TPM domain-containing protein yields the protein MRRFATRALLALLLLCLSFATAAQQLAAIPTFSSPVVDTTGTLDATAKQLLEQQAQALQQRKGSQLQVLVIPSTAPETIEQYAVRAFESFKLGRKGVDDGLLLVVAKDDRKVRIEVGYGLEGAIPDITAGRVIQEYMVPKFRQGDYAGGILDATAQLVKLVDGEPLPEPEASHPTGPDRGGDWLFALVAAFFVASFLRSIFGGLPAGVRALLCAGGAGVAALFLTSVMFMGGFGAFIGFIVGIVSGGGGGGGRYARQRDWGGFSGGGGWGGGSGGGWGGGSSGGGWSGGGGSSGGGGASGGW from the coding sequence ATGCGGCGGTTCGCCACGCGCGCACTGCTGGCCCTGTTGCTGCTCTGCCTGTCGTTCGCGACGGCGGCGCAGCAACTGGCCGCGATCCCGACGTTCAGTTCGCCTGTGGTTGACACCACCGGCACGCTGGATGCCACCGCGAAGCAGCTACTCGAGCAACAGGCGCAGGCCTTGCAGCAGCGCAAGGGCAGCCAGCTGCAGGTGCTGGTCATCCCCAGCACTGCGCCCGAAACCATTGAGCAGTACGCGGTGCGCGCCTTCGAATCATTCAAGCTCGGCCGCAAGGGCGTCGATGACGGCTTGCTGCTGGTCGTGGCCAAGGACGACCGCAAGGTGCGGATCGAAGTCGGTTACGGCCTGGAAGGCGCGATCCCGGACATCACCGCAGGCCGCGTGATCCAGGAATACATGGTGCCGAAGTTCCGCCAGGGCGATTACGCTGGCGGGATCCTCGATGCCACCGCGCAACTGGTGAAACTGGTCGACGGCGAGCCGCTGCCCGAACCGGAAGCAAGCCACCCCACCGGTCCGGATCGCGGCGGCGATTGGCTGTTCGCATTGGTCGCCGCATTCTTCGTTGCCTCCTTCCTGCGCAGCATTTTCGGTGGGCTTCCGGCCGGCGTGCGCGCCTTGCTCTGCGCCGGCGGGGCGGGCGTGGCGGCCCTGTTCCTGACTTCGGTCATGTTCATGGGCGGCTTCGGCGCGTTCATCGGTTTCATCGTCGGCATCGTGTCCGGCGGCGGTGGAGGGGGCGGTCGTTACGCACGCCAACGCGACTGGGGCGGTTTTAGTGGCGGTGGTGGCTGGGGCGGCGGAAGCGGTGGCGGTTGGGGCGGCGGCAGTTCCGGTGGCGGATGGTCTGGTGGTGGTGGCTCATCCGGAGGCGGTGGCGCCTCGGGGGGCTGGTGA
- a CDS encoding response regulator transcription factor, giving the protein MRSQEQAGLVLIVEDNRNISEMVGEYLESKGFEVDYAADGLDGYRLAAENNYDVVVLDLMLPRLDGIEVCKRLRNEARKSTPVLMLTARDTLDEKLTGLSSGADDYLTKPFAIQELEARLRALIRRERRQVGSEVLKVADLVLDPASLRATRGGNELQLSPIGLRLLTILMRESPRVVSRQEIEREIWGNGLPDSDTLRSHLYNLRKVIDKPFDRPLLHTVQSAGYRIADISGQLG; this is encoded by the coding sequence ATGCGTAGCCAGGAACAGGCTGGATTGGTTTTGATCGTCGAGGACAACCGCAATATTTCCGAGATGGTCGGTGAATACCTCGAGAGCAAGGGCTTTGAGGTCGATTACGCCGCCGATGGCCTTGACGGCTATCGGTTGGCGGCGGAGAACAATTACGACGTGGTCGTGCTGGACCTGATGCTGCCGCGGCTGGACGGCATCGAAGTGTGCAAGCGCTTGCGCAACGAAGCGCGCAAATCCACCCCGGTGCTGATGCTGACCGCGCGCGACACGCTGGATGAAAAGCTCACCGGCCTGTCCTCGGGCGCGGATGATTACCTGACCAAGCCCTTTGCGATCCAGGAACTGGAGGCCCGGCTGCGCGCGCTGATCCGTCGCGAGCGGAGGCAGGTCGGTTCCGAAGTGCTGAAAGTGGCGGACTTGGTGCTGGACCCGGCCTCGCTGCGCGCTACGCGTGGCGGCAACGAATTGCAGCTCTCGCCGATTGGCTTGCGCCTGCTCACCATCCTGATGCGCGAGTCGCCGCGGGTGGTCAGCCGGCAGGAGATCGAGCGCGAGATCTGGGGCAATGGCCTGCCGGATTCGGACACCTTGCGCAGCCACTTGTACAACCTGCGCAAGGTGATCGACAAACCGTTCGACCGCCCGTTGTTGCATACCGTGCAGAGTGCCGGCTATCGCATCGCGGACATCAGCGGGCAGCTGGGATGA
- a CDS encoding ABC transporter ATP-binding protein translates to MAAGSEPVPVIRTEGLGKVYSAGTEAEVVALKSVDLVIGRGEFVAIMGPSGSGKSTLMNLIGGLDTPSAGKYYCDGVDVSTLDKEELATLRRDKIGFVFQGFHLLPRMDATDNVAMPLGYARVPHAERRARALEALASVGLAERAGHRPNELSGGQQQRVAIARALVNNPPILLADEPTGALDSKTGEEILALFKRLRDDGHTVILITHDAHVAEHADRTYVMHDGDLHAQIDAEAAA, encoded by the coding sequence ATGGCGGCCGGTTCCGAACCGGTTCCGGTGATCCGCACCGAAGGCCTGGGCAAGGTGTATTCCGCCGGCACCGAGGCGGAAGTGGTGGCGCTGAAGAGCGTCGACCTGGTCATCGGCCGTGGTGAATTCGTCGCCATCATGGGGCCGTCCGGTTCCGGCAAATCGACCCTGATGAACCTGATCGGCGGCCTGGATACGCCGAGCGCGGGCAAGTATTACTGCGATGGCGTGGATGTATCCACCTTGGACAAGGAAGAACTGGCCACCCTGCGCCGCGACAAGATCGGCTTCGTGTTCCAGGGCTTCCACCTGCTGCCGCGGATGGACGCGACCGACAATGTGGCGATGCCGCTGGGTTATGCGCGCGTGCCACACGCCGAGCGTCGCGCACGTGCGCTGGAAGCGCTGGCCTCGGTGGGGTTGGCCGAACGCGCCGGTCATCGTCCGAACGAATTGTCCGGCGGCCAGCAGCAGCGCGTGGCGATCGCCCGCGCGCTGGTGAACAATCCGCCGATCCTGCTCGCGGACGAACCCACCGGCGCGCTGGACAGCAAGACCGGCGAGGAAATCCTGGCCCTGTTCAAGCGCCTGCGCGACGACGGCCACACCGTGATCCTGATCACCCACGATGCGCATGTGGCCGAGCACGCCGACCGCACCTACGTGATGCACGACGGCGACCTACATGCGCAAATCGACGCGGAGGCCGCGGCATGA
- a CDS encoding LemA family protein, with amino-acid sequence MRGSRLLQSVLLLVLALSLSGCGYNQIQSKDEAVKAGWSEVLNQYKRRADLIPNLVSTVKGYAAHEQQVLTAVTEARAKVSQINVNADDAASLAQYQAAQGELSQALGRLMMVTENYPNLKADTSFLNLQTQLEGTENRITVARGRYIQLVQDYNTYIRQFPVNLTSMVFGYKTKPNFTVENEAQIQNAPNVDFGAPAPAAPAAPAPTNG; translated from the coding sequence ATGCGCGGTTCCCGGTTGCTGCAAAGCGTGTTGCTGCTCGTGCTTGCGCTCTCGCTGAGCGGCTGCGGCTACAACCAGATCCAGTCCAAGGACGAGGCGGTCAAGGCCGGCTGGTCCGAAGTGCTGAACCAGTACAAGCGCCGCGCCGACCTGATCCCGAACCTGGTGAGCACGGTCAAGGGTTACGCCGCGCACGAGCAGCAGGTACTGACCGCGGTGACCGAGGCGCGCGCCAAGGTCAGCCAGATCAACGTCAATGCCGACGATGCCGCTTCGCTGGCGCAGTACCAGGCGGCGCAGGGCGAACTGAGCCAGGCACTCGGCAGGTTGATGATGGTGACCGAGAACTACCCGAACCTGAAGGCGGACACGTCCTTCCTCAACCTGCAAACGCAGCTGGAGGGCACCGAGAACCGCATCACCGTGGCGCGGGGTCGCTACATCCAACTGGTGCAGGACTACAACACCTACATCCGCCAGTTCCCGGTCAACCTCACTTCGATGGTGTTCGGCTACAAGACCAAGCCGAATTTCACGGTGGAGAACGAAGCGCAGATCCAGAACGCGCCGAACGTGGACTTCGGTGCGCCCGCACCGGCGGCGCCGGCCGCTCCCGCACCGACCAACGGCTGA
- a CDS encoding ABC transporter permease, whose protein sequence is MTFLDILRTAFFALRGNWMRSALTSLGVIIGIAAVIVMVSIGQGTQAEIDKMVSGLGSQRLDIGGAGGMGPGGARMAQGSRWSLNDGDVEAIRTEVPSVQYASGSLRGSTQAVFAENNASTSWQGVQDDWFAINDWQIAEGEGFQANDYAGSAKPVILGETVRKTLFGEDSGIGQTVRLGRVPFTVVGTLKSKGQGGFGQDQDDMVVVPLETARRRLSNSQSMPPGAVQQISVGIDDARNLGSAQSEIEALLRQRHKIEPGAEDDFSVRNISQIVATRTATTNLMSKLLGAVAGICLIIGGIGIMNIMLVSVTERIREIGLRMAVGAGPSDVRRQFLAEAMLISLIGGVIGIAIGVVGALIVGKLGNLPVQLNAQVVMLAAAFSIGTGLFFGYYPARKASLLDPIEALRQQ, encoded by the coding sequence ATGACCTTCCTCGACATCCTGCGCACCGCTTTTTTCGCGCTGCGCGGCAACTGGATGCGCAGCGCGCTGACCTCGCTGGGCGTGATCATCGGCATCGCTGCGGTGATCGTGATGGTCTCGATCGGCCAGGGCACCCAGGCCGAGATCGACAAGATGGTGTCCGGCCTGGGTTCGCAGCGGCTGGACATCGGCGGCGCCGGCGGCATGGGCCCGGGCGGCGCGCGCATGGCCCAGGGCAGTCGCTGGAGCCTGAACGATGGCGATGTCGAAGCCATCCGCACCGAAGTCCCGAGTGTGCAATACGCTTCCGGTTCCTTGCGCGGCAGCACGCAGGCGGTGTTCGCCGAGAACAACGCCTCGACCAGTTGGCAGGGCGTGCAGGACGACTGGTTCGCGATCAACGACTGGCAGATCGCCGAGGGCGAAGGCTTCCAGGCCAACGATTACGCGGGCAGCGCCAAGCCGGTGATCCTCGGCGAGACCGTGCGCAAGACCTTGTTCGGCGAGGACAGCGGCATCGGCCAGACCGTGCGGCTGGGGCGCGTGCCGTTCACCGTGGTGGGCACGTTGAAGTCGAAGGGGCAGGGTGGTTTCGGCCAGGACCAGGACGACATGGTGGTGGTGCCGCTGGAAACCGCGCGCCGGCGCCTGTCGAATTCGCAATCCATGCCGCCGGGCGCGGTGCAGCAGATTTCGGTGGGCATCGACGACGCCCGCAACCTGGGCAGCGCGCAAAGCGAGATCGAAGCCCTGCTACGCCAGCGCCACAAGATCGAACCGGGCGCGGAGGACGACTTCAGCGTGCGCAACATCAGCCAGATCGTCGCCACTCGTACCGCCACCACCAACCTGATGTCGAAGTTGCTCGGCGCGGTGGCCGGCATCTGCCTGATCATCGGCGGCATCGGCATCATGAACATCATGCTGGTGTCGGTGACCGAGCGCATCCGCGAGATCGGCCTGCGCATGGCGGTCGGCGCGGGCCCGAGCGACGTGCGCCGGCAGTTCCTGGCCGAGGCCATGCTGATCTCGCTGATCGGCGGCGTGATCGGCATCGCGATCGGCGTGGTCGGTGCCCTGATCGTCGGCAAGCTGGGCAACCTGCCAGTGCAGCTGAACGCGCAAGTAGTGATGCTGGCGGCGGCGTTTTCGATCGGCACCGGCCTGTTCTTCGGCTATTACCCGGCACGCAAGGCCTCGCTGCTGGATCCGATCGAGGCGCTGCGACAGCAGTGA